The nucleotide window attcattttattattgttgagattcttgtaaatattgtggttgagccatgggctatttattatggaaatattagtattgttgattcttttggcaaGTTATAGTATATGGGAACTTGTGCTGCGAGTTgtgattatgttgtgatattgatatgcatgcagtggtataaggctAAGGGCTGATATGCATGTGGTGaaataaggtgggcttgatacgcgtgttgctactAGGGGAGCTACTTGAAGCCACGCTGTGAGATAAGGTTGGCTAAAACGTGTGTAGTTATTTCGGGAAAagtaattttcaaaactaaatgtaaggctcacgcggtggtataaggaaagattgtgattgaaattgtgaaatgtgaatacgaggccgTACCTCGATTGTGAATCTTGTTGTGCATCTCATATTGAAAAGAGTTATTGGTTGAATAGttcttgttgcttttattcttccttgtcttaCCGGCTTTGTCCGTAGTTGATTATTTGTGGTTCTCATTATTTGCTTCCTTCTTGTTGTCTATTTGCTTACAATTCTATCATTAGTTTACGTTACTAAACTGCTTTGTTATCATTCGTTTCTCCGCTTTCCATTATTTTCctgttattatattttttttgtttaccttgtcctagtaggtgtcttaacctggcctcatcactattctaccgaggttaggcttgatatttactgggtaccattatggtgtactcatattacgcttctacacatcttttgtACAACTCCAGGTACGTCTGCACGTGCTGGACTCTAGAAATTGATTTGTAAACTGCTTTCAGGAGACTTCGAAGTATACATGCCCGACGTTCGTAGGCCTCGGATTACTTTTAGTTATCTTCCCATTTCTATTATTTCCTTTATGAGACAAGGTTGTAGTAGACATTTCAGAAtattttgtagagcttatgacttagcTCCTCCAGATTTTTGGTGCTATTTGTCAGCTGTGCTATTGAGATTTATTATGATAGTTTAAATGtttaaatttgatgttttattattatttatgatattttgtcTTTATATGCTAGGCTTACCAAGTCATAGAGATtagtgtttaaccaaaaatcggGATTTTGGCCAAAGCTTATTTTAGAAGAACTCCGACTACtgataataaaaaagaaataagaataatTGATAAATAACAGCTGAATATAAGAGAAaagtaaatcaatatatttcaatagtattccgtgtccttacaaatgatcagacttCTCCTTTATAGCTATCTTTATATAATACGTTTCGTTTCTATCATAATAGAGTCATTATTAATAATTAATGGCAATTACTGTAACGTTATAATAGGTAATCATATTTGATTCAGTGCAAATTCTCTAACTTTTTCCGTATTTAATGCCTACTAATTATTCGTATCTATACCCTTTTTTACTATCAGATTCATTCTCTTAATATGACCCTCGAACATCAAGAGGTTCGAGTATCTATCCTTTCTGATTTTTTTTGAACCTTTGCTCGTGCCTGTTGAAGCTCGTGCCTCTTTGATTGTTCTTTGCCAATCGTCATCCTTTGACCAATCCACGCGTCATGACGTGTCATCTTACAATCAATTCCATATATGAacttaatttttcccaatacagatagttcccccacttgccatttattcatcaatagaaaatttgggaagtggatcttatTAAAGTGGGAATATTTGCCGCCATTAATTCTTCTCTGGAGCTGATGCTTCatttgtcacttccatttaatattCGTAACACATGGCATTTCCTGGTTGGTTCTATAACTTTTCGGCATCTTTTAAGGCTTTTTACGGCTTTACCAATTACGAAACAACAGTTCCCATCATGACGTTTCCATCATTGCACCTTTTCCTTTGACGGTTGCTTCTGagtataaatataactttttACCTTTGTCTTTTTTCACAAAAGGTTTAGAGTATTCAATTATGGTTTTCTTCTTCCTCATACTactatgtcttcttcaaaccccaaCCCTCGGAGAGTCCCCATCGTTGATAGCCTTCATCTTGCTCCTGTTAGAAGTAGGAGAGGAGGAAGACTTCGTAGTTTACGAGGTCCTTCTATTCCTTCAATGAGTTCTACTCCACCTTCTAGAACCAGAGGTTCTCTTCCTCAAAGATCCTCATCTAGAAATAAAGAACCCACTGAACCTCTTCGTGAACATTTATAAGATGAAATTGTTCCTGCTGAACTATCTTTTTACAATGATAGAGAGTCCATCAGAAACCAAGTTTCTTCTATGTCTTCATTAAATTGTGCGACATTTACCCGAATCAGATCACTGAAGGTTTGATTTCTGTGGTTCGTAGAGATTGCCAGTGGAGTCATGATTTCCCTATTATAATCCCCAATGAAAACCAAAGAATCACTTCTTACTTGACTGGATTTTCCTTCGTAtatacataccctttcacatTGAATTTCAAGCCTCCCATTGACCCTGTTACCATCGCATTCTGTTGCTTTTTCGATGTTTGCTTAGGACAAATTGGCCCCATCATGTGGAGGGTTGTTGCTTGTTTGAGGCATTTGGCCAACATGGCTGACATGCCTTTTACTTTCTTCCATTTAATCCATAGTTATTCTCCCAAACTCTTTCGTCAAGGAATCTTTACTTTAGTAGCCTAGAGGATGATAAGGGCTGTGGCtggtatgccaggtttgttgctgcccccactgttggtttagtagGTCAAGAGAATGTTCTctttcctgagaagtggaattttgcatgtgagtttttttttataactttCTCATACCTTTTTCTCAATCTTGATGGTTGTCATTTTAAGTTCCTcttctttttcagcaaccatgggaaTTGTTGATGAGATTTccaatttccgtggttgggtaggaaAGTTGTTAAGTGTTGCTCCAATGGATGGTAGATCCTTGAAAAACTTTTCTCATCggtttggttggaaagtgaaaactcacggTAAGTACTTTTCTTTTTACACCTTTTGCATTTTTGTTTACTTCTTTCCTTAGAAATTATTTTGACCCTTCTTTTTGTCAGGGTTTCCCATTCGAGACATAAGTGTTGAGGCCATCGTGGCTTCCAGAGTTTCTTTGGAAAGGGCCCAAGAGATAATTTTgggttcttcatcgaaaaggaaGGCTTTTTCCGACCAAGGTTCTGAAGAATAAGAAGAACAAGACGGAGGTTCTTTAATAAAAAGGCCACGAGCTAGAAGATGCATTATCTCAGATGATGATGCATCTTCCCCCCGTTCTATTTCTTTAACCAAGCCTGTTGAAGCCAACTTGGTGATCTCTAATGATGACACTCCCGCGGCTGCTCGTGATTCTGTTGATCAGCTTTTTGCTCGTGGGTTTGATGACGAAAATTTGGGCCCAGTTTCTGAGGGAGTGCCCCTTGCCTCATTTTCCAAGCCTACTCCTGTGGTATCTTCTTTACCAGTTGTGACTGCTGCCGTTGCTACTTCGGCCCAAGCTATTTTGACTGCTTCCCCAGTTCCTCCTACAGTTGTTCATCACACTGAAGCTGGTTCCTCAAGTGGAGGTGGAGCTATGAAGCAAGTTATCATCGAGGTTCCTGCCGATGGTAACCTTTTGAGAAAATCAGGTTGGGCTGATGTGTGGTTGTAACTTCTGATTGGACCAGTTGAGAGATTCAAGCTTGAGAGCCACAACTCTTTGACTTTGATGAATGACATAGTGCATTCATCTTTAAAGGTATCCCTTTTTATACTTTATTACACCCTTCTTCTATTAGGGTTAttacctctctttttctttttcagatcaATCTAATTGGCACAGAAATGATGAAGAGGGTTTCTCACACGGAGCAGTTAGTGCATGATTATCAAACTGAAGTAGACAACTGGAGGGAACAGTATGAAAGCATTCAAAATTATATGGAAGTATTAGAAGAGAACAAGTGCACTTTAGAGCAGTAATTGAGGGTTTTGACCTCAGAATTGGTAGTTGAGAAGGCTTCCTCGAATCAAGCTGATAAGGATAAGAATCTTCTTGAAACATCTTTTTCTAAGCAACTCTCCAAGGCTAGTGAAGAAAATAGAGCATTGAAGGCTTTGCTGAGTGAGAAAGAAGCTTATGTTGGTGAACTCGTACAAACGCTTACTCATACCCAATAAGATCTCCGTAAGTCTTCTAATAAGGCCAGttttttagaaagttcattcacTCCTTTGCAAGTTTCTTATGATTCTACCTTGGCTGAGAATGAAAAACTTAAAAACGAGATTGATCAATGGGAAAAAGATTACGAGATTCTTGAGGACAAGACTGCAATTGAAGTGAGTTGGGCATTTTTGAACACTCGTCATGATACCCTTGCGCAAGCTAGCCAAAAGGGCTTTAACTTGGAGGCTGAATTAGCTAAGATAAAAGAAACTATTGAAAAGACTCAGCAATGCCAAGATTTTCCCTCTCACATGGCTGATACTCCCGAGCATATTGAAGATGATATGGGTATGGTGAATGCTCCAACTCCTTCAAGCCAACTCAAACCTTCTGCTGCTGGTGACCCTGCTCTAGATCCTTCTTCATCTCCTCAATGACAAGTTTATGATATGTGACTCCCCTTTTTTTGGTGGAATGTGGTTTTAACCCTCTGCCCTATTTGGGGGTTTAGTTTTTGGAAACAACAAGTTCCCAGACCTTTTTGGGGCGTTTTGTATAAATGACCAATAGTTTATggctaagttcatacttagtctagactttttaatattaagaagttttccATTTTGACTTAGTTATTTTGAGCTTCTCTTTGGCTCATTCTTGCCTTTATATTCAAGAATTTGTTTGAATAATTCGCACTTTTATCTCATAAAATGCTTTCGTAACTTCATGAATGTTTAAGTCAaacatgaattttataaaagagagCCCTTTTATAtgcgacacttaatgaagaagacgtctcaacttcataatggtgcaAATGTACgacaaaagaaataggaacacacatgtttcttgaaataactttgataaagtttttatttgaactttgtcaatAACATCTTACATGCATTTAAATGACTTCTATAACTTTTTTGTAACTATTTTCTGTACAAcatatttcaaaaaagaaaataaacacgaGGTGTTTATTTATAACCCGTTTCTATACATTGCCTTTAACCTAACTATGATAAGGTTTTCTTTGGCTTTATGTTATTGGCTCGTAACTTTGCTCTGCACTTGATTCATTCAATGAGTAGACTTTTCGGGCTTTGACTTGAACTTTGATTATAtctcaatcttctttgccttctttacaTATATGCCTATGTatttatatagtcccccaagtgtttgagctttgaagtataaAGTCTCAAGCACTTGATTACTCCTCTTATTTGGTCTTTTTCCTGAAAAGGAagaaacatacgggactcggaggtgcgattatagatgaagactgcttaacccgtcTGAATTTCTATCAAaatagttgtaaccctagaccggCAATTTATATTCTTCCAtgtgccttgcaggtcgtgattcatcatttagtatgggttagctttttgcctatcatctaaaatcgttagtaaaattttaacaattcaaaaataaaattttaaaatgaggatacctgaccgtgggtactccttagaaatagtatctcttcaagtGAACGACATTCCAATATGAAGGTaatatcttgccatccattgtttccaactcgtatgctcaTTTCCCTGCGATACCTTGAATCTTGTAAGGTCCTGGACTCAATTTTCCTGCGTTAGCGGCTCTCGTGGATTGAAAAACTTTCTTGAGTACGAAGTCCTCAATATTGAAGTATCTTAGGCGAGCTTTTCCATTATAGTATCGTTCCATGACTTGTTTTTGTGCTGCTATTCTTATTAATGTAActtccctttttccttcaagtagaTCAAGGTTCATTCGCATTTCTTCTTCATTAGATTCCTCAGTTGCTTGCGTATACCTCGTGCTTGGctcccctatctcaactggaattaaggcttcagctCCATATAACAATGAGAATGGTGTTTCACTCGTACTTGTTTTTGATGTTGTGCGGTACGACCATAAAACACCAGGCAACAACTCTGGCCAATTGCCTTTGGACTCTGTTGTAAACATCAATCTAAGTTGTTGCTGGAAATTCACGCAGACTTTccttgagtcgtctcgtggcttctgAGCTTTTCTCATTCAAATTACTGGCAAAAGCCACAGCTGCCCAGTTAACAGGTACACGCGGTAATGTCATCCTTTCACGCTGGAACCTATCCACGAACTCTCTAAGAAGTTCGGAATCTCCTtgctttattttaaaaatatcttccattcttttttcgactttttgagctcccgaatgcgctttgataaatgaatctgcaagctcagcaaaagaatttatagaattttctgGTAAGAGAGAATACCATGTCAATGCTCCCTTATTgagtgtttcaccgaatttcttgaccaacactgattcaatttcttgtttggttaaaTCGTTGCCCTTCACACAAGTTGTGAATGCATTCACGTGGTCTCACAGATCAGTTGtgccatcatattttggaatatcgggcatcttgaacttcttcaaaatcGGCACAGGAGCAGCACtgggcttccatggttgttgtgaatatttatccATGTTTATTCATTTGATTACAGGTGGTACtccaggtatttgctctatgcgattgCTTTGCTCCTTGAGCTACTTTTACAAGGTTAGAACTAAGTTCTATAAATCAGAATTAACTATGTTACCTGGTTCGCCATCACGAGACTTGTTGGGAGTTCCACCAGTGCCTGAATTAACAAGCCCAGAATGTGGGTTTTCCAAAGTATTGTGATTCGGAGTTGGTGTTGGTGGCGCAACTGGCAACTGGCAACTGGCTGGTAAAAGCCCGGAGAGCATTACTGACTTGTTGAGTAATTAGATTCTTTAGAGCATCATCGAGTGCTTGTTCATTCGCAACTCTGTCATTTTGATTTGCCTCAGATCCGTTTTGGTTCGCAATCCTGTTATTTGCTTCAGATCCCTGTGGAGTTCCTTCTCGTGATTGTCATTGTGAATCACGCGGTGAGGGAGGTGGGGACCTGTCGTCCG belongs to Nicotiana tabacum cultivar K326 chromosome 6, ASM71507v2, whole genome shotgun sequence and includes:
- the LOC142181856 gene encoding uncharacterized protein LOC142181856 translates to MEDIFKIKQGDSELLREFVDRFQRERMTLPRVPVNWAAVAFAKSKGNWPELLPGVLWSYRTTSKTSTSETPFSLLYGAEALIPVEIGEPSTRYTQATEESNEEEMRMNLDLLEGKREVTLIRIAAQKQVMERYYNGKARLRYFNIEDFVLKKVFQSTRAANAGKLSPGPYKIQGIAGK